A genomic region of Mycolicibacterium poriferae contains the following coding sequences:
- a CDS encoding amidohydrolase family protein, translated as MTMHPGPIDIHAHWLPRELFCLAPGTPLPPLRDHRGQLHLGELPLSIDTEAMSDIARILADTETAGLGARVLSAPPFAFPVADHDCVDDFVGTFNDTLHQVCRDSAGRLAGLGLVSLHDPAAARKQMEAVAGSEVIRGIAVPPLLAGTSLDAEPMREILGIAAELDLAVLVHPMQLPRPEWGSHYLANLIGNPVETATAAAALVLGGVLEDLPRLRICLVHGGGCAPALVGRWEHGWRQRADVRQGGGRPPRETFSALWFDTLTHDVAALELLIAHADAGRLMCGSDHPFDMGTHDPLALPHAAGIDDAALEQNARTFLGLDTGETHD; from the coding sequence ATGACCATGCATCCGGGCCCGATCGACATCCATGCGCACTGGCTGCCCCGCGAACTGTTCTGCCTCGCGCCCGGTACACCGCTGCCCCCGTTGCGCGACCATCGCGGTCAGCTGCACCTCGGCGAGTTGCCCTTGTCGATCGACACCGAGGCGATGAGCGATATCGCGCGGATCCTCGCCGACACCGAAACCGCAGGGCTCGGTGCGCGGGTGCTGTCCGCTCCGCCGTTCGCGTTCCCGGTCGCCGACCACGACTGCGTCGACGACTTCGTCGGCACCTTCAACGACACGCTGCACCAGGTGTGCCGCGACAGCGCCGGCAGGCTCGCCGGTCTGGGGTTGGTGTCCCTGCATGACCCCGCGGCGGCACGAAAACAGATGGAGGCGGTGGCCGGATCGGAGGTCATCCGGGGCATCGCGGTGCCGCCGCTGCTGGCCGGCACCTCCTTGGACGCCGAACCGATGCGCGAGATCCTCGGCATCGCCGCCGAACTCGACTTGGCGGTGCTCGTCCACCCGATGCAGTTGCCGCGGCCGGAATGGGGTTCGCACTATCTGGCCAATCTGATCGGTAACCCCGTCGAGACCGCCACGGCCGCCGCCGCACTCGTACTCGGCGGGGTCCTGGAGGACCTGCCCCGGCTGCGCATCTGCCTGGTTCACGGGGGCGGCTGCGCGCCGGCGCTCGTCGGGCGGTGGGAGCATGGCTGGCGGCAACGCGCCGATGTCCGGCAGGGGGGTGGCCGGCCGCCCCGAGAGACGTTCTCCGCACTGTGGTTCGACACCCTCACCCACGATGTCGCCGCGCTGGAGTTACTGATTGCCCACGCAGACGCGGGCAGGCTGATGTGCGGCAGTGACCATCCCTTCGACATGGGCACGCATGACCCCCTCGCACTACCGCACGCGGCGGGCATCGACGACGCCGCGCTGGAGCAGAACGCCCGGACATTCCTCGGGCTCGACACAGGAGAGACACATGACTGA
- a CDS encoding zinc-binding dehydrogenase has translation MKAVSCVHGTLDVVDLPDPRPADRQLVLHVLRCGICGSDLHAKDHADELTEVMAEGGYHDFVRSDTPVVMGHEFCGVVAERGRKVGKEFKPGTPVVAFPLLRAHGGVHLTGLSPKAPGAFAEQVVAEAAMTFAVPNGLDPGTAALTEPMAVALHAVNRSEITRKDVAIVVGCGPVGLAVICHLKARGVQTIVASDFSPGRRALASRCGAHVVVDPAAGSPYEAVPANRRGMTALPELYELGMGAMEKLRRVPGWSHVYRVADRLGGTAPKRPVVFECVGVPGMIDGIVGAAPLASRVVVVGVCMGDDKLRPAMAIGKEIDLRFVFGYTPLEFRDTLHMLADGKLDASALVTGTVGLDGVAAAFDALGDPEAHAKILIDPSSAAVTP, from the coding sequence ATGAAAGCGGTCAGTTGCGTGCACGGCACGCTGGACGTCGTCGACCTGCCCGATCCGCGGCCGGCGGACCGGCAGCTCGTCCTGCACGTGCTGCGCTGCGGGATCTGCGGTTCGGACCTGCACGCCAAGGATCATGCCGACGAGCTGACCGAGGTGATGGCCGAAGGCGGCTATCACGACTTCGTGCGCAGTGACACCCCGGTGGTGATGGGCCATGAGTTCTGCGGTGTGGTCGCCGAACGGGGCCGCAAGGTGGGCAAGGAGTTCAAACCCGGCACACCGGTGGTGGCATTCCCGCTGCTGCGCGCACACGGCGGGGTGCATCTGACCGGTCTCTCGCCGAAGGCTCCGGGCGCCTTCGCCGAGCAGGTGGTGGCCGAGGCCGCGATGACGTTCGCGGTGCCCAACGGCCTCGATCCGGGCACCGCGGCGCTCACCGAGCCGATGGCGGTGGCGCTGCACGCGGTCAACCGCAGCGAGATCACCCGCAAGGACGTCGCGATCGTCGTCGGGTGCGGCCCGGTCGGGCTGGCCGTCATCTGTCACCTCAAGGCCCGCGGCGTACAGACGATCGTCGCCAGTGACTTCTCCCCCGGACGTCGCGCGCTGGCCAGCCGCTGCGGGGCGCATGTCGTGGTCGATCCGGCGGCCGGATCGCCGTACGAGGCGGTACCGGCCAACCGGCGGGGTATGACGGCGCTGCCCGAGCTCTACGAGCTCGGCATGGGTGCGATGGAGAAGCTGCGCCGCGTGCCGGGCTGGTCGCATGTCTACCGGGTCGCCGATCGGCTCGGCGGCACCGCGCCGAAGCGGCCGGTGGTGTTCGAATGCGTGGGCGTGCCGGGGATGATCGACGGCATCGTCGGCGCCGCGCCGCTGGCGTCGCGGGTGGTGGTCGTCGGGGTGTGCATGGGCGACGACAAGCTGCGCCCGGCGATGGCGATCGGCAAGGAGATCGACCTGCGCTTCGTGTTCGGTTACACGCCCCTGGAGTTCCGCGACACGCTGCACATGCTGGCCGACGGCAAGCTCGACGCCTCCGCGTTGGTGACGGGCACGGTCGGGTTGGACGGCGTCGCAGCGGCTTTCGACGCTCTGGGCGATCCCGAGGCGCACGCCAAGATCCTGATCGACCCGTCCAGCGCGGCCGTCACGCCCTAG
- a CDS encoding DUF1295 domain-containing protein: MTRSKGRALAIVTVAYLIAVAVGYAWLLWGPATGRLWLDTLIADILATLVVFAFSRVYRNSSFYDAYWSVIPPLLLFYWWSQGDGDPVRTWLITVLVVVWAVRLTANWVYAFPGLHHEDWRYPMFRERAGRFELVADLVAIHLIPTLQVFLGMVPVYVAVTTPGGGLAWLTVIAFVVGMAAVTLEGVADVQMHRFVASARPGEVMDRGLWSWSRHPNYFGEFGFWLALALFGLAAAPQAWWLFAGAAAMLAMFLGASIPMMETRSLQRRPGYQAVIDRVSRFVPRPPATVRA, from the coding sequence ATGACCCGCTCCAAGGGCCGCGCCCTAGCCATCGTCACCGTCGCCTATCTGATCGCCGTCGCGGTCGGCTACGCGTGGCTGCTGTGGGGCCCGGCCACCGGCCGGCTGTGGTTGGACACGCTGATCGCCGACATCCTCGCCACGCTCGTGGTGTTCGCGTTCAGCCGCGTCTACCGCAACTCGAGTTTCTACGACGCCTACTGGAGCGTCATCCCGCCGCTGCTGCTGTTCTACTGGTGGAGCCAGGGCGACGGGGACCCGGTCCGGACCTGGCTGATCACCGTGCTGGTGGTGGTGTGGGCGGTGCGGCTGACCGCCAACTGGGTCTACGCGTTCCCGGGGTTGCACCACGAGGACTGGCGCTACCCGATGTTCCGCGAGCGGGCCGGACGGTTCGAGTTGGTCGCCGACCTCGTGGCCATCCACCTGATCCCCACCCTGCAGGTGTTCCTCGGGATGGTGCCGGTGTACGTCGCGGTGACGACGCCGGGTGGCGGGCTGGCATGGCTGACCGTCATCGCGTTCGTCGTCGGGATGGCGGCGGTGACGCTCGAGGGCGTCGCCGATGTGCAGATGCACCGCTTCGTCGCGTCGGCGCGGCCCGGGGAGGTGATGGACCGCGGATTGTGGAGTTGGTCGAGGCACCCGAACTACTTCGGCGAGTTCGGCTTCTGGCTCGCGCTGGCGCTGTTCGGGTTGGCGGCCGCACCGCAGGCGTGGTGGCTGTTCGCCGGCGCCGCCGCGATGCTCGCGATGTTCCTGGGGGCCAGCATCCCGATGATGGAAACCCGCAGCCTGCAACGCCGCCCGGGCTATCAGGCCGTCATCGACCGGGTGTCGCGGTTCGTGCCCAGGCCGCCGGCGACGGTACGGGCATGA
- a CDS encoding cupin domain-containing protein, which yields MTTTNNDFLTDTPLAGTLVGTDYEGWTDELRAEFDTHAHDGRVGSRLLSENGRVRVWEIRLAPGARWHAHRHVLDYFWTAVTPGRSRQHTADGTTREVAYDAGETRHFRFTAGEYLLHDIENIGDQELVFTTVEHLDSANAPLPL from the coding sequence ATGACCACCACCAACAACGATTTCCTGACCGACACGCCCCTGGCCGGGACGCTCGTCGGCACCGACTACGAGGGATGGACCGACGAATTGCGCGCCGAGTTCGACACCCATGCGCACGACGGTCGTGTCGGATCCAGACTGCTCAGTGAGAACGGCCGGGTCCGGGTCTGGGAGATCCGGTTGGCGCCGGGGGCCAGGTGGCACGCCCACCGCCACGTCCTCGACTACTTCTGGACTGCTGTCACGCCGGGACGGAGCAGGCAACACACCGCAGACGGCACCACGCGGGAGGTCGCCTACGACGCCGGGGAGACCCGCCACTTCCGTTTCACCGCAGGCGAATACCTGTTACACGACATCGAGAACATCGGCGACCAGGAGTTGGTGTTCACCACCGTCGAACACCTCGACTCGGCGAACGCGCCCCTGCCTCTCTAG
- a CDS encoding glutaminyl-peptide cyclotransferase: MNTVRMLSAAVLAVLAGVLVAPAAQGEPAATTQPEVLAEIPHDPDAFTQGLELADSVLYEGTGLAGQSQLRTLDPATGQVDRAEPIPGDYFGEGITVVGDRIWQLTYQDGVAVQWDRATMTPVREVPLAGEGWGLCYDGQRLVRSDGTDRLRFHDPGDMGELGGVDVTRDGAPVTGLNELECVEGRVWANVWPTDTIVRIDPGDGAVDLVVDAAALRERGIPPSAQVLNGIAHVGGDEFLVTGKDWPTMFRVRLG, from the coding sequence ATGAACACAGTGCGGATGTTGTCCGCAGCGGTCCTGGCCGTGCTGGCCGGTGTCCTCGTCGCGCCGGCTGCGCAGGGTGAGCCGGCCGCCACGACTCAGCCCGAGGTGCTGGCCGAGATCCCGCACGACCCCGACGCGTTCACCCAGGGTCTGGAGCTGGCCGATTCGGTGCTCTACGAGGGCACCGGCCTGGCCGGGCAGTCGCAGCTGCGCACGCTCGACCCGGCGACCGGGCAGGTGGACCGCGCGGAGCCGATACCCGGGGACTACTTCGGTGAGGGCATCACGGTGGTCGGCGACCGCATCTGGCAGCTCACCTATCAGGACGGCGTGGCGGTGCAGTGGGATCGCGCCACCATGACGCCGGTGCGCGAAGTCCCGCTGGCAGGCGAGGGCTGGGGCCTGTGCTACGACGGGCAGCGGCTGGTGCGGAGCGACGGCACCGACCGGCTGCGGTTCCACGACCCCGGCGATATGGGTGAGCTCGGTGGCGTCGATGTGACCCGGGACGGCGCGCCGGTCACCGGCCTCAACGAGCTGGAATGCGTCGAGGGCAGGGTGTGGGCCAACGTGTGGCCCACCGACACGATCGTGCGGATCGACCCCGGCGACGGGGCCGTCGACCTCGTCGTCGACGCCGCCGCACTGCGGGAACGGGGCATTCCGCCCAGTGCGCAGGTGCTCAACGGCATCGCCCACGTCGGCGGCGACGAGTTCCTGGTCACCGGCAAGGACTGGCCGACGATGTTCCGGGTCCGGCTCGGATGA
- a CDS encoding N(5)-(carboxyethyl)ornithine synthase — MPADESGLESHLSLGVLARSGKADERRLAIHPEHFGRIDEGLRPRILLETGYGADFGATDETLAPYVGGITTREEIVATCDVVLLPKVQAADLTEFRQGQTIWGWPHCVQDHALTQAAIDRRQTLIAFEAMNHWQPDGGFSLHVFHKNNEMAGYCSVLHAMALAGITGTYGRRLRATVLGFGATARGAVTGLNAHGVDDVRVLTNRDVAAVAAPIPSVQMLQMGADPDSPDRIWVDTDDGRLPVAELLADNDIIVNCVLQDPTAPQVFVTEDDLASFTAGSLVVDVSCDAGMGFEWARPTSFAEPMIQVANDVLYYAVDHSPSYLWNSATWEISEALLPHLETVLAGPAAWDETPTIARAIEIRDGTVRNPAILAFQHREQGYPHRRSSDR, encoded by the coding sequence ATGCCAGCTGACGAATCGGGCCTGGAGAGCCACCTCAGCCTGGGCGTCCTTGCCCGCTCCGGCAAAGCCGACGAGCGCAGGCTGGCGATCCACCCGGAGCACTTCGGCCGCATCGACGAGGGCCTGCGGCCGCGGATCCTGCTGGAGACCGGCTACGGCGCCGATTTCGGCGCCACCGACGAGACGCTGGCTCCGTATGTCGGGGGCATCACGACCCGTGAGGAGATCGTCGCCACCTGCGACGTCGTGCTACTGCCCAAGGTGCAGGCCGCCGATCTCACCGAATTCCGCCAGGGTCAAACCATCTGGGGTTGGCCGCACTGTGTGCAGGACCACGCACTCACCCAGGCCGCCATCGACCGGAGGCAGACCCTGATCGCCTTCGAGGCGATGAACCACTGGCAGCCCGACGGCGGCTTCAGCCTGCATGTCTTCCACAAGAACAACGAGATGGCCGGCTACTGCTCTGTGCTGCATGCGATGGCGCTGGCCGGCATCACCGGGACCTACGGGCGCCGGCTTCGGGCGACCGTACTGGGTTTCGGAGCCACCGCCCGCGGCGCCGTCACCGGTTTGAACGCGCACGGCGTCGATGACGTGCGGGTGCTGACCAACCGGGATGTCGCCGCCGTGGCCGCGCCGATCCCGTCCGTGCAGATGCTGCAGATGGGCGCCGACCCCGACAGCCCCGACCGCATCTGGGTGGACACCGACGACGGGCGGCTCCCGGTGGCCGAACTGCTGGCGGACAACGACATCATCGTGAACTGTGTGCTGCAGGATCCCACCGCGCCGCAGGTCTTCGTGACCGAGGACGACCTGGCCTCGTTCACCGCCGGAAGCCTCGTCGTCGACGTCTCCTGCGACGCCGGCATGGGTTTCGAGTGGGCCCGCCCCACCTCGTTCGCCGAGCCGATGATCCAGGTGGCGAACGACGTGCTGTACTACGCCGTCGACCACAGCCCGTCCTATCTGTGGAACTCGGCGACCTGGGAGATCAGCGAGGCGCTGCTGCCCCACCTGGAGACGGTCCTGGCCGGCCCGGCAGCCTGGGACGAGACGCCGACGATCGCCCGGGCCATCGAGATCCGGGACGGAACCGTGCGCAATCCCGCGATCCTGGCCTTCCAGCACCGCGAGCAGGGTTACCCGCACCGCAGGTCGTCCGACCGCTAG
- the lipE gene encoding lipase LipE: protein MTDGRIAVPDDLDAVTSVGAEDHTGVDPAAVERIWAAAEHWYAAGMHPAIQVCLRRDGRVVLDRAIGHAWGNGPDDPADTAKTPVDPQTPFCVYSAAKAITTTVAHMLIERGAFGLDDRVCEYLPTYTSHGKDRTTIRHVMTHSAGVPFATGPRPDLKRMDDSEYARDMLGRMKPVYPPGLVHMYHGVTWGPLMREIISAATGRNIRDILHDEILSPLGFRWTNYGVAPQDVPLVAPSHVTGTPLPAPIAKAFKAAVGGTPQQIIPFSNTPQFLTGVIPSSNTVSNAHELSRFAEMLCRGGELDGVRVMSPETLRSATAPARRLRPDIATGLAPMRWGTGYMLGSARFGPFGRDAPGAFGHTGLTDIAVWADPQRALSVAVVSSGKPGRHPEAKRYPQLLDRINAEIPRV from the coding sequence CTGACCGACGGCCGCATCGCAGTCCCCGACGATCTCGACGCCGTCACCTCCGTCGGCGCCGAGGACCACACGGGCGTGGACCCGGCCGCCGTCGAGCGGATCTGGGCGGCGGCCGAGCACTGGTACGCGGCGGGCATGCACCCTGCCATCCAGGTCTGCCTGCGCCGCGACGGCCGCGTGGTGCTCGACCGCGCGATCGGCCACGCCTGGGGTAACGGTCCCGATGACCCCGCCGACACGGCGAAGACCCCGGTGGATCCTCAGACCCCGTTCTGTGTCTACTCCGCGGCCAAGGCGATCACCACCACCGTGGCGCACATGCTCATCGAGCGCGGCGCCTTCGGCCTGGACGACCGGGTCTGCGAGTATCTGCCCACCTACACCAGCCACGGCAAGGACCGCACCACCATCCGGCACGTCATGACCCACAGCGCCGGGGTGCCCTTCGCCACCGGTCCGCGACCCGACCTCAAGCGGATGGACGACAGCGAGTACGCCCGCGACATGCTGGGCAGGATGAAGCCGGTCTATCCGCCGGGACTGGTGCACATGTACCACGGTGTGACGTGGGGTCCGCTGATGCGCGAGATCATCTCGGCGGCAACGGGACGCAACATCCGCGACATTCTGCACGACGAGATCCTGAGTCCACTGGGCTTCCGATGGACGAACTACGGCGTTGCGCCGCAGGATGTTCCGCTGGTCGCACCCAGCCACGTGACGGGTACTCCGCTGCCCGCGCCGATCGCGAAGGCCTTCAAGGCCGCTGTCGGTGGCACGCCGCAGCAGATCATCCCGTTCTCCAACACGCCCCAGTTCCTGACCGGGGTGATCCCGTCGTCGAACACCGTCTCCAATGCCCACGAGCTGTCCCGTTTCGCTGAAATGCTTTGTCGCGGTGGCGAACTGGACGGGGTGCGAGTCATGTCACCGGAGACTCTGCGGTCGGCGACCGCCCCGGCCCGACGCCTGCGCCCCGACATCGCCACCGGTCTGGCACCGATGCGGTGGGGCACCGGTTACATGCTGGGATCCGCCCGGTTCGGGCCGTTCGGCCGCGACGCTCCCGGCGCGTTCGGCCACACCGGGTTGACCGACATCGCGGTGTGGGCCGATCCGCAGCGCGCGCTGTCGGTGGCGGTCGTCAGCAGCGGCAAGCCGGGCCGGCACCCCGAAGCCAAGCGCTACCCGCAGCTGCTGGACCGCATCAACGCCGAGATTCCGCGGGTCTAG
- a CDS encoding rhomboid family intramembrane serine protease produces MSIPSEAPQIPTCYRHRDRQTYVRCTRCNRFICGECMRSAAVGHQCPDCVGEGARTVRPARTAFGARPGRSAAPVVTYTLIGVNVLMFLLQSTSAGLERELVLWPPAVADGELYRLLTSAFLHYGLTHILFNMWALYIVGPPLEMALGRLRFGALYFLSALGGSVLVYLASALNAATAGASGAVFGLFGAMFVVGRKLNMDVRFVVVIIALNLAFTFVIPLISSQNISWQGHIGGLVTGAAVAAAFAYAPRARRDLVQAGAAVTVLLIFAGLIWWRTTELRALFGLA; encoded by the coding sequence GTGAGCATTCCCAGCGAGGCGCCGCAGATCCCCACCTGCTACCGCCACCGGGACCGGCAGACCTATGTCCGCTGCACCCGCTGCAACCGGTTCATCTGCGGCGAGTGCATGCGCTCGGCCGCGGTCGGCCACCAGTGCCCGGACTGCGTCGGAGAAGGTGCCCGCACCGTCCGCCCGGCGCGTACCGCGTTCGGCGCCCGGCCCGGCCGCTCGGCGGCCCCGGTCGTGACGTACACGCTCATCGGGGTCAACGTGCTGATGTTCCTGCTGCAGAGCACGTCGGCGGGCCTGGAACGCGAGCTGGTGCTGTGGCCGCCGGCAGTCGCCGACGGCGAGCTGTACCGGCTGCTGACCTCGGCGTTCCTGCATTACGGGCTGACCCACATCCTGTTCAACATGTGGGCGCTCTACATCGTGGGCCCGCCCCTGGAGATGGCGCTGGGAAGGCTGCGGTTCGGGGCGCTGTACTTCCTCAGTGCGCTGGGCGGATCGGTGCTGGTGTACCTGGCATCGGCGCTGAACGCGGCCACCGCCGGCGCGTCGGGTGCCGTGTTCGGGCTGTTCGGGGCGATGTTCGTGGTGGGCCGCAAACTGAACATGGACGTGCGGTTCGTCGTCGTGATCATCGCGCTGAACCTGGCCTTCACCTTCGTGATCCCGCTGATCAGCTCGCAGAACATCAGTTGGCAGGGTCACATCGGCGGATTGGTGACCGGTGCGGCCGTCGCCGCGGCGTTCGCCTACGCCCCCCGGGCCCGGCGCGACCTCGTGCAGGCCGGTGCCGCGGTGACGGTGCTGCTGATCTTCGCCGGGCTCATCTGGTGGCGCACGACTGAACTGCGGGCGCTTTTCGGGTTAGCGTGA
- a CDS encoding FAD-dependent oxidoreductase produces the protein MTRRVVIAGLGDTGVLSAVKLAKHADVVGISAKPGLVSGQELGWRLADPDHWARHNWIPFHRFRGLDRIRTVHGTLTDVDLTARTVTVTRADGSTTPVAYDALVIATGVTNGFWRRPTLQATTEIDAELRAPHVQLAAARSVIVVGGGAAAVSSAAHIAARWPQIRVDLFFPGERALAGHHPRTWERVRSRLVEAGVGLHPGHRADLPEGFTGDALTAGTVQWSTGQPDASADLVLWAIGRVRPNTGWLPAELLDEHGFVRVTPQLQVPGHPEVFAIGDVAATDPLRSSARNRADGLLAHNVRAWFAGKPLRSYRPPARRWGSVLGIQPDGLEVFAPNGRAFRFPAWTFERVLMPWIVRWGIYRGIRDARPAESRR, from the coding sequence ATGACGCGGCGGGTGGTCATCGCCGGCCTCGGCGACACCGGTGTGCTGAGCGCGGTGAAGCTGGCGAAACACGCCGACGTGGTCGGCATTTCGGCCAAGCCGGGGCTGGTCAGCGGACAGGAACTGGGCTGGCGGCTGGCCGATCCCGACCACTGGGCCCGGCACAACTGGATCCCGTTCCACCGATTCCGCGGCCTGGACCGGATCCGCACCGTGCACGGCACCCTGACCGACGTGGACCTCACCGCCCGCACGGTCACCGTCACTCGCGCCGACGGATCGACGACGCCGGTGGCCTACGACGCACTGGTCATCGCGACCGGCGTCACCAACGGGTTCTGGCGCCGCCCGACGCTGCAGGCCACCACCGAGATCGACGCCGAACTCCGGGCGCCCCACGTCCAGCTCGCGGCGGCCCGATCGGTGATCGTGGTCGGAGGTGGTGCGGCCGCGGTCAGCAGCGCCGCCCACATCGCGGCGCGGTGGCCGCAGATTCGGGTGGACCTGTTCTTCCCCGGTGAGCGGGCACTGGCCGGCCATCACCCGCGCACCTGGGAGCGGGTGCGCAGCCGCCTCGTCGAGGCCGGTGTCGGGCTGCATCCCGGCCACCGGGCCGACCTGCCGGAGGGGTTCACCGGGGACGCGCTGACCGCCGGGACGGTGCAGTGGAGTACCGGTCAGCCGGACGCGTCGGCGGACCTGGTGCTGTGGGCGATAGGCCGGGTTCGTCCCAACACCGGGTGGCTGCCGGCCGAACTGCTCGACGAGCACGGTTTCGTGCGGGTCACCCCGCAGCTGCAGGTGCCCGGCCACCCGGAGGTGTTCGCGATCGGCGATGTCGCCGCCACCGACCCGTTGCGGAGCTCGGCGCGCAACCGGGCCGACGGCCTGCTGGCCCACAACGTGCGCGCGTGGTTCGCCGGCAAGCCGCTGCGCAGCTACCGGCCGCCGGCGCGGCGGTGGGGTTCGGTGCTGGGCATCCAGCCGGACGGGCTGGAGGTGTTCGCCCCCAACGGGCGTGCGTTCCGGTTCCCGGCGTGGACGTTCGAGCGGGTGCTGATGCCGTGGATCGTGCGGTGGGGGATCTACCGCGGCATCCGCGACGCTAGACCCGCGGAATCTCGGCGTTGA
- a CDS encoding VOC family protein, which translates to MKLDLLSPGIEVGLVTTNLEPMVAFYEGFLELEPQGDIDFEGGTQRRYSLGANVLKLVTYTTPPPAPAAPGGGRAQAGLRYFTIGVNGLRAVAEAFEASEYDVVEPLTEFAPVPGMGWMFVADPDGNWIELFGVL; encoded by the coding sequence GTGAAGCTGGATCTGCTCTCCCCGGGTATCGAGGTCGGCCTGGTCACCACGAACCTGGAGCCGATGGTCGCGTTCTACGAGGGCTTTCTGGAGCTCGAGCCGCAGGGCGACATCGACTTCGAGGGCGGCACGCAGCGCCGCTACTCGCTCGGCGCGAACGTGCTGAAACTGGTCACCTACACGACCCCGCCCCCCGCACCCGCAGCGCCCGGCGGCGGACGGGCGCAGGCGGGTCTGCGGTACTTCACCATCGGGGTCAACGGGCTGCGCGCAGTGGCGGAGGCCTTCGAGGCCTCGGAGTACGACGTCGTCGAGCCGCTGACGGAGTTCGCGCCGGTGCCGGGCATGGGCTGGATGTTCGTGGCCGACCCGGACGGCAACTGGATCGAACTCTTCGGAGTGCTGTGA
- a CDS encoding FAD binding domain-containing protein, whose product MTDTGRQHWAGHRAMVIGGSIGGLTAALLLRRLGFDVDVYERTPTDLDGRGGGIVLQPDTLRWFVECSEQHPENVSTATHFVQYLGADNEVVYREEAPWRYTSWGTFYRALLADFGTERYHLGEYAAGFDQDSDGVEVRFTSGRIERAELVVFADGITSASRRRIAPEAELEYSGYVGWRGTVPEREVSPATFELLRDSISYSFGPQTHINVYPIPSPSGGLSVGERLLNYVWYRNVPAGHQLDELMTDKRGFIAGVSLHPGQVQDRFVAEMRSAAAELLAPAAAEVVLRTEQPYLQAVYDVGVQQMATGRVALIGDAASAARPHAAAGTAKAAANAWALHDALADSSDVAEALAKWEPGQLELGQRLLRRVKEMGTRSQVTCTWVPGDPDNRFGLYGPGH is encoded by the coding sequence ATGACTGACACCGGCCGACAGCACTGGGCAGGACACCGCGCCATGGTCATCGGCGGGTCGATCGGCGGTCTGACCGCGGCATTGCTGCTGCGAAGACTTGGCTTCGACGTCGACGTCTACGAACGCACCCCCACCGATCTCGACGGGCGCGGAGGCGGCATCGTGCTGCAGCCCGACACGCTGCGCTGGTTCGTCGAGTGCAGCGAACAGCATCCCGAAAATGTCAGCACAGCAACTCATTTCGTACAGTATCTGGGCGCCGACAACGAGGTGGTCTACCGCGAGGAGGCGCCGTGGCGATACACCTCATGGGGGACGTTCTACCGGGCGCTGCTCGCCGATTTCGGCACCGAGCGCTATCACCTCGGCGAGTACGCGGCCGGCTTCGATCAGGACTCCGATGGTGTCGAGGTCAGGTTCACCTCCGGACGCATCGAGCGCGCCGAATTGGTGGTGTTCGCCGACGGCATAACCTCGGCGAGCCGGCGTCGCATCGCCCCGGAAGCGGAGTTGGAGTATTCCGGCTACGTCGGCTGGCGCGGCACGGTTCCCGAGCGGGAAGTCTCGCCGGCCACTTTCGAGCTGCTGCGCGACTCGATCAGCTACAGCTTTGGCCCGCAGACCCACATCAACGTCTACCCGATCCCGTCCCCGTCGGGTGGGCTGTCGGTCGGTGAGCGGCTGCTGAACTACGTCTGGTACCGCAACGTGCCCGCGGGCCACCAACTCGACGAGTTGATGACCGACAAGCGCGGCTTCATCGCCGGAGTGTCGTTGCATCCCGGCCAGGTTCAGGACCGCTTCGTCGCCGAAATGCGCTCCGCCGCAGCAGAACTGTTGGCTCCGGCAGCGGCCGAGGTGGTGTTGCGCACCGAGCAGCCCTATCTGCAGGCCGTGTACGACGTCGGGGTGCAGCAGATGGCGACCGGGCGCGTGGCGCTCATCGGCGATGCCGCCAGTGCCGCCCGGCCGCACGCTGCGGCCGGTACCGCCAAAGCGGCGGCGAACGCGTGGGCGCTGCACGACGCGCTCGCCGACAGCTCCGACGTCGCCGAGGCGCTCGCCAAGTGGGAGCCAGGACAACTCGAACTCGGCCAGCGGCTACTGCGCCGGGTCAAGGAGATGGGCACCCGCTCGCAGGTCACCTGCACGTGGGTGCCCGGTGATCCAGACAACCGGTTCGGCCTCTACGGCCCGGGCCACTGA
- a CDS encoding heme-binding protein — translation MKSSGTAMRRVVAGIGAGALFGGLAAATVAAPTAGAAPAEQCSASGIADTVSSVTGQARSYLDGHPGANQVVTAAMNQPYAEAEANLRGYFTANPAEYYDLRGILSPIGDTQRTCGVTVLPGELATAYNTFMAG, via the coding sequence ATGAAATCCAGTGGAACCGCAATGCGCCGTGTCGTCGCCGGCATCGGGGCGGGCGCGCTGTTCGGCGGTCTCGCCGCAGCCACCGTGGCCGCGCCCACGGCGGGCGCCGCTCCGGCCGAGCAGTGCAGCGCCAGCGGCATCGCCGACACAGTCAGTTCGGTGACGGGTCAGGCCCGCTCCTACCTGGACGGGCACCCCGGCGCCAACCAGGTGGTGACCGCGGCGATGAACCAGCCCTATGCCGAGGCCGAGGCCAATCTGCGGGGCTATTTCACCGCCAACCCGGCCGAGTACTACGACCTGCGGGGCATCCTGTCGCCGATCGGTGACACGCAGCGCACCTGTGGCGTGACGGTGCTGCCCGGCGAATTGGCGACGGCCTACAACACGTTCATGGCCGGCTGA